The Pseudalkalibacillus hwajinpoensis DNA window GGTGGAAGAAACGAGGACCTATATAATTTCGATAGGCTTCCCTTACTTTCCCTGAAGCAACAAGTTGTAGAAAAGACACTGCTATTTCTTTGTTGGAGAGCGGAGCCTCATTTTGCTGGCTTGGATCTAGACAATTTATTATCTAAAAGAAATATCAGATATCTAGATTTACTATACTCTACTTCCCTAAACCTCACCAGATAAGCGCCCGTTAATTCAAGTATTGTATTACTCAAGCTCCTCTGGTGAGGGAGGCTCAAAGATTTGCATCCACTCCTTAAGTTTAGTTTTGGGTATAATAAAAGTCGCATCTGGTTTCTGGACATTTCTAGTCCTTAAACGTTCAAATAGCACCTCTTCTGATACATCATTGAAATGGAGTTTAAAGTCACTTCCTAGCTCCTTGGCACGAGAACGAAACTCATCCCGTTCACTTCTACTCCAGAATCCAAAATCTAGAATAACATCAACACCAAGAACTAAAACTCTAGCAGCAACTTCCCACATTTGAGATTCCATTGCATCATGTCTAGCATCATGTATTGCCTCGTCCGATTCCGTCATGTTATAACCGAAATCATGACCTAACCGTGTATGCCATTCATCGGGAGTAAGTCGAAGTGCGGAATATTTTTTTTCAAGTTTCTTAGCAAGGGTAGTCTTACCACTACAAGGGAGACCGACCATTAAATGAAGGGTTGCCATGTTATACCATCTCCTTTTCTTAATAATAAATATACAACATTCTTAAATTAACCAGCTCCGTTAGTTTATTTTAATTCCTTAAATGTTCTCCACTTGTTTTTTCCAATAAATAAGATCAGTTTTTTAGTCTTCAAAAATTAATAAAGGAACAAACCTTTGTTCCAGGTTTGCCCCCAATAATGGAAGACTTGAAGTCAAGATATTACACGCTATTAAGCTGATCAAAACAAGTCCCCATACTCTCTTCCTACACTATAGAGTATGGTTCTGGAATATTAGACGTATGGGCGCTTGTCTAATTAAAGGTTATTACCGTGTTCATCTTCCCTCTTTACGTTGGAGACGAAACGACTGGTCGCACGTTTTTCAATGATGCTTTATAAGGAACCTTCATAACACCTTTTTCTGTAATAATGCCTGAAATCAGTTCGTTCGGTGTAATATCGAAAGATGGATAATGAGCGTTCGTGCCTTCTGGTGCGATCGCTCGATTTTGAAATGATGTGATCTCTGAAGCATCCCTCACGCTGCAACATCAGAATAAAGGGGTCAGGCACGTGCCTGACCCCTTAGGTACAAAATGGTGATATCATTCAGATATTAGGCTACATATAGGGGAGATTCCCTCTCAATAAAGTTGTATCTGCCACTTTATTTCACAATCAATACAGGACAATTGGCTCGTTTGGCAACTTTGTGACTGACACTCCCCAACACAAATTCTTGTAATCCGTTTAGTCCACGGCTCCCGATGATTACAATATCAAACTGGTTCTCATTCGCATACTTCACGATTACTGGCCCAGGTTCACCACGTAATACTTTTAGTTCATACGATACACCTGCTTCTTTCGCAATTCGCTCCACTTCACTCACCTGATCTTTACGAGAATCATTCACATCGGCTGAATTCCAATGTGTCAGAACATCGCTTTTCGCTCGATCTGCATCGACAACATACACAACCATAAGCTTAGATCCCGCTGAACATTTCGCAATATTGACAGCATTTTCTGCAGCTCGCTTAGAATGTTCTGATCCATCGGTTGCGAGTAAGATCTTTTGGTACATAGTGGTTTCCCCCCATTAATGTGATCCCAACTTATTTGCTAACTTCCCTACTAATTCGTTACTATCCTCATTCAACCCTGTAACGGTTACTTGTTTTCCGTTTGATTTAAATTTAGAAACAATCTTATCCACTGCAACGACAGCAGAATCGTCCCATATATGTGAACCACTTAAGTTGATTTCAACCTTTTGAACGTCAACATCATATTGAAATTGATCAAGAAGTTCTGTTACAGAAGCAAAGAAAAGCTCTCCGTAAATCGAATAGAAAATCTTCCCTTCTTTTCTTACTTCCTCAACACGTACTCGAGATATTTTGGAAACGAAGAAAACGGAACTTAAGATAATGCCAGCAAATACGCCAACGGCTAAATTGTGTGTTAACACGACGGTTATGACCGTAATGATCATAACTGCGGCATCCGTTCTAGGTACTAAATGAATTGTGCGAATCGAATTCCAATCAAACGTACTGAATGCTACCATAATCATTACCCCAGCTAATGCAGCCATGGGAATTTGAA harbors:
- a CDS encoding AAA family ATPase, with translation MATLHLMVGLPCSGKTTLAKKLEKKYSALRLTPDEWHTRLGHDFGYNMTESDEAIHDARHDAMESQMWEVAARVLVLGVDVILDFGFWSRSERDEFRSRAKELGSDFKLHFNDVSEEVLFERLRTRNVQKPDATFIIPKTKLKEWMQIFEPPSPEELE
- a CDS encoding universal stress protein gives rise to the protein MYQKILLATDGSEHSKRAAENAVNIAKCSAGSKLMVVYVVDADRAKSDVLTHWNSADVNDSRKDQVSEVERIAKEAGVSYELKVLRGEPGPVIVKYANENQFDIVIIGSRGLNGLQEFVLGSVSHKVAKRANCPVLIVK